Proteins from a single region of Pseudomonas sp. BSw22131:
- a CDS encoding superoxide dismutase: MPFILPALPYAYDALEPHIDAQTMEIHYSKHHQTYVNNLNAAVEGTEYAEWPIEKLVADVAQLPEKLRPAVINQGGGHANHSLFWEVMSPQGGGLPTEALAKAIDDQLGGFDAFKDAFTKAALTRFGSGWAWLSVTPGKTLVVESSGNQDSPLMNGNTPILGLDVWEHAYYLRYQNRRPEYINAFYNVVNWAEVARRYHAAMV, from the coding sequence ATGCCATTTATCCTGCCAGCCTTGCCCTACGCCTACGACGCCCTGGAACCGCACATCGATGCGCAAACCATGGAAATCCACTACAGCAAGCACCACCAGACCTATGTCAACAATCTCAACGCTGCCGTTGAAGGCACCGAATACGCCGAGTGGCCGATTGAGAAACTCGTAGCCGACGTTGCGCAATTGCCTGAAAAACTGCGACCTGCGGTAATCAATCAGGGCGGCGGCCACGCCAACCACTCGCTATTCTGGGAAGTAATGAGCCCTCAAGGTGGTGGTTTGCCGACTGAGGCGCTTGCCAAGGCGATCGACGATCAACTGGGCGGTTTCGATGCGTTCAAGGACGCGTTCACTAAAGCCGCGCTAACCCGCTTTGGCAGTGGTTGGGCATGGCTGAGCGTGACACCCGGAAAAACGCTGGTGGTGGAAAGCAGTGGCAATCAGGATAGCCCTTTGATGAACGGCAACACGCCGATCCTGGGGCTGGATGTCTGGGAGCACGCCTACTACCTGCGTTACCAGAATCGGCGTCCTGAATACATCAACGCCTTCTACAACGTCGTCAACTGGGCTGAAGTGGCCAGGCGTTACCACGCCGCCATGGTGTGA
- the pmbA gene encoding metalloprotease PmbA, giving the protein MSASESVGPQALPALQAQVEQIVAEAKRQGASACEVAVSLEQGLSTSVRQREVETVEFNRDQGFGITLYVGHRKGSASTSASGPDAIRETVAAALAIAKHTSEDEASGLADAALMARDLKDFDLFHPWDITPEQAIERALTCEAAAFDADPRIKNADGTTLNVHQGCRVYGNSHGFIGGYASTRHSLSCVMIAEGDGQMQRDYWYDVNRQGELLMDARLIGQKAAQRAASRLGARPVPTCEVPVLFSAELAGGLFGSFLGAISGGNLYRKSSFLEGAMGQRLFPEWMTIDERPHLMGAMGSSAFDGDGLATYAKPFVENGDLVSYILSTYSGRKLGLPSTANAGGVHNLFVSHGTEDQAALIRRMGRGLLVTELMGSGLNMVTGDYSRGAAGFWVENGEIQFAVQEVTIAGNMKDMFKQIIAVGSDLEMRSNIRTGSVLIEKMTVAGS; this is encoded by the coding sequence ATGAGTGCATCAGAAAGCGTCGGCCCGCAGGCTTTGCCAGCGTTGCAGGCGCAGGTCGAACAAATCGTCGCCGAAGCCAAGCGCCAGGGTGCCAGTGCCTGTGAGGTCGCGGTGTCACTGGAGCAGGGGCTGTCTACTTCGGTTCGCCAGCGCGAAGTCGAAACCGTCGAGTTCAATCGCGACCAGGGTTTTGGTATCACGCTTTACGTCGGGCACCGTAAAGGTTCGGCCAGCACCTCCGCCAGTGGTCCGGATGCCATTCGTGAAACGGTTGCAGCGGCATTGGCAATCGCTAAACACACCTCCGAAGATGAAGCTTCGGGTCTGGCCGATGCCGCATTGATGGCTCGCGACCTGAAAGATTTTGACCTGTTTCACCCGTGGGACATCACTCCGGAGCAGGCCATCGAGCGAGCACTGACCTGCGAAGCGGCCGCTTTCGATGCCGACCCGCGGATCAAAAATGCCGATGGCACCACGCTGAACGTTCATCAGGGCTGCCGCGTTTACGGCAACAGCCACGGTTTTATCGGCGGTTATGCGTCTACCCGTCATAGCCTGAGCTGCGTGATGATCGCCGAAGGCGATGGCCAGATGCAGCGCGATTACTGGTACGACGTCAATCGCCAGGGCGAGCTGCTGATGGACGCCAGGCTCATTGGTCAGAAAGCGGCACAGCGCGCTGCCAGCCGATTGGGCGCGCGTCCGGTACCGACCTGTGAAGTCCCCGTGCTGTTCTCGGCGGAACTGGCAGGCGGTTTGTTCGGCAGCTTTCTCGGCGCGATTTCGGGCGGCAACCTTTACCGCAAGTCGTCATTCCTCGAAGGCGCGATGGGGCAGCGGTTGTTCCCCGAATGGATGACCATCGATGAGCGTCCGCATTTGATGGGGGCGATGGGCAGTTCGGCGTTCGACGGTGATGGCCTGGCGACGTACGCCAAGCCGTTTGTCGAAAACGGTGACCTGGTGTCCTACATCCTCAGCACCTACTCCGGCCGCAAGCTGGGTCTGCCCAGTACTGCAAACGCCGGCGGCGTACATAACCTGTTCGTTTCACATGGCACTGAAGACCAGGCCGCCTTGATCCGCCGCATGGGACGTGGGCTGCTGGTGACGGAGCTGATGGGCAGTGGCCTGAACATGGTGACGGGCGATTACTCACGCGGCGCCGCCGGTTTCTGGGTGGAGAACGGCGAGATTCAATTCGCCGTTCAGGAAGTGACCATCGCCGGCAACATGAAAGACATGTTCAAGCAGATCATCGCGGTCGGCAGCGATCTGGAGATGCGCAGCAACATTCGCACGGGCTCTGTGTTGATCGAGAAAATGACCGTCGCAGGCAGCTGA
- the yjgA gene encoding ribosome biogenesis factor YjgA → MVDSYDDSFDGEKSKTQVKRELHALVELGERLTTFKADVLAKLPLTDPLRRALADASKHTAHIARKRHIQFIGKLMRDQDLDEILVLLDQLDASTRQYNERFHNLERWRDRLVTGADDVLELFVNEYPEADRQQLRSLIRQAQHEAAQNKAPAATRKIFKYIRELDETKRGLR, encoded by the coding sequence ATGGTTGATTCTTACGACGACTCCTTCGACGGAGAGAAAAGCAAAACCCAGGTCAAGCGAGAGCTGCATGCTCTGGTTGAACTCGGCGAACGCTTGACGACTTTCAAGGCCGATGTACTGGCCAAACTGCCGCTGACCGACCCTTTGCGTCGTGCCTTGGCCGATGCTTCCAAGCACACCGCGCACATTGCGCGTAAACGACACATCCAGTTCATCGGCAAGCTGATGCGCGATCAGGACCTGGACGAGATTCTGGTGCTGCTCGATCAACTCGACGCCTCCACGCGCCAGTACAACGAGCGCTTTCACAACCTGGAGCGCTGGCGTGATCGCCTCGTCACCGGCGCCGATGATGTGCTTGAGCTGTTCGTCAACGAGTACCCGGAGGCCGATCGTCAACAACTGCGTTCGCTCATCCGTCAGGCTCAGCACGAAGCCGCACAAAACAAGGCCCCGGCTGCCACCCGTAAAATCTTCAAATACATCCGCGAGCTGGACGAAACCAAACGCGGACTGCGCTAA